Within Candidatus Zixiibacteriota bacterium, the genomic segment GGCGCATTGCTCTTCGACTTCGCTCAGAGCAGTAAGCCGGTCGAACTGCAATACGCCCCTACATACAAACGTAGAGACGCACCGCATGCGTCTCCGCACAGAGAGGTGCAGACATTTGGAAATAGAGGACAGACTGGATGATTTCCTGCATTACCTGCGTCTGTCCAGAGGTTTGTCCCAGAACACTCTGGAAAGCTATCGTTTTGACCTGATTAAGTATTTTAAGTATTTGAAAGATCAGAGCATTTCAGAACTAAATTCTGTTACCTCAGAAAACGTAAGCGGATTTGTCCATACCTTAAGCGGGCTAAAGGCTGCTTCGAGGGCAAGAAATCTTTCCGCTATCAGAACCTTTCATAAGTACCTCCTGAATGAAGAATTCTGCGGTTCCAACCCTGCTGAGTTGGTCGATTCTCCTAAACTGGGTAGAAAATTACCTGGTACCTTGACTGTAGACGAGATGAAAAAAATTCTAAACTTGCCGTACAAAAAAGATAATCTTGGATGGAGGAATAAGGCAATCATGGAATTCCTGTACGCCACAGGGGCGAGAATCTCTGAGATGATAAACTTTACGACAAAGAATTTTCTTCCACAGGTTGGCTGGGTCAGGATAATCGGTAAGGGTAATAAGGAGAGGTTGGTTCCAATCGGTAAAAAGGGGATTATGGCAGTCAAAAAGTATTTAAAGCGTTCGAGAATCTATTTGGCTAAACCTGATTCAGAAGATATAACGTTCCTTAACCGTTGGGGCAAAAAGTTGACCCGGATGGGTGCCTGGAAGATAATAAAGAGATATATCCATCAAGCCGGGATTAAAAAGAGGGTGACCCCTCATACTATCCGGCATTCGTTTGCCACCCATCTTTTAGAGGGCGGAGCAGACCTAAGGGCAGTGCAGGAGATGTTAGGACATGCCGATATATCTACTACGCAGGTCTATACCCATATCGACCGCGATTTTATAAAACAGGAACACCGAAGCTATCATCCCAGGGAGAAACCGTCCAAATAAAGAGGGATGGGAGTAAAATGCTGAACCTGGCTATATACGAAAAGGGAATCAGGATTAAAAAGATTCTAAGGGAGAGTTTTCGTCCCCAGAAGGTGAGACTGCTCAGTTTTGATGCCGGCTCAGAGTTATTCAAACAGTTGGATCGGCATCTAATGGATCTGGTGTTCATCTGCGGTAAAGGCGATTTTGACAAAGAGATTCGGCTTGTCGAAAAACTCAAGAAGGACTCCAACCTTTCCTTAGTTCCTCTGGTTCTGTATCATCCTCATCCGGACAAAAAAATAGTCATAAAGGGGCTGGGCAAAGGAGCGGACGAGTTTCTTTTCGGTGAGTGGCAGAAAGACCTTTTTTCTGCCAAGTTGAA encodes:
- the xerD gene encoding site-specific tyrosine recombinase XerD; the encoded protein is MEIEDRLDDFLHYLRLSRGLSQNTLESYRFDLIKYFKYLKDQSISELNSVTSENVSGFVHTLSGLKAASRARNLSAIRTFHKYLLNEEFCGSNPAELVDSPKLGRKLPGTLTVDEMKKILNLPYKKDNLGWRNKAIMEFLYATGARISEMINFTTKNFLPQVGWVRIIGKGNKERLVPIGKKGIMAVKKYLKRSRIYLAKPDSEDITFLNRWGKKLTRMGAWKIIKRYIHQAGIKKRVTPHTIRHSFATHLLEGGADLRAVQEMLGHADISTTQVYTHIDRDFIKQEHRSYHPREKPSK